In Deinococcus misasensis DSM 22328, a single window of DNA contains:
- a CDS encoding ABC transporter ATP-binding protein: MLPLKVKNFSVKLQNRVIIERAEFEVKKGEIVHLVGHNGAGKSTLLRGMIGLIPSKGEVRVSGEHPKSIEGRKHFVYVPDEPALYEDLTLQEHVHYVAALYSKPEQPILDWLERFHLTDRLKDFPATHSRGMRQKLSLSLALGLNLPLTLLDEPYNALDQAAQEALSHGIREAAQQGSGVLLSAHQTETTEILQAQVARVHDGVVNKVS, encoded by the coding sequence ATGCTGCCACTCAAAGTCAAAAATTTCAGCGTCAAACTGCAAAACCGCGTCATCATTGAACGGGCAGAGTTCGAAGTCAAAAAAGGCGAAATTGTCCACCTGGTGGGTCACAACGGGGCCGGAAAAAGCACCTTGCTTCGCGGAATGATCGGGTTGATTCCCTCCAAAGGGGAGGTGCGGGTCTCTGGTGAGCACCCCAAATCCATCGAAGGCCGGAAACACTTTGTGTACGTCCCAGACGAACCCGCCCTTTACGAAGACCTGACCTTGCAAGAGCATGTTCACTATGTGGCCGCCCTATACAGCAAACCCGAGCAGCCCATTCTGGACTGGCTGGAACGCTTTCACCTGACCGACCGCCTGAAGGATTTTCCAGCCACCCATTCCAGAGGAATGCGCCAGAAACTTTCCCTCTCTCTGGCTCTGGGCCTCAACCTGCCCCTCACTTTGCTGGATGAGCCGTACAACGCACTGGATCAGGCGGCACAGGAAGCCCTGTCCCACGGCATCCGTGAAGCTGCCCAGCAAGGCTCTGGGGTGCTCCTCAGTGCCCACCAGACCGAGACCACCGAAATCCTGCAAGCACAGGTGGCCCGGGTGCACGATGGCGTGGTGAACAAAGTTTCATGA
- a CDS encoding phytoene desaturase, with protein MPKNIIVIGSGFGGLATAIRLQARGHRVKLFEKRDKLGGRAYVYEQNGFTFDGGPTIITAPFMFDEIWQAAGKKREDDVTFVKCDPFYRIFDHNKRVFNYNDDEMYILEQIHNISPEDKRGYMNFIHSTKSIFDKGFTELADKPFLNFTDMLKVAPDLIRLQSYLNVYPYVSKFIKDPFLRQCFSFHPLLIGGNPYDSSSIYAMIHYLERKWGVWYAMGGTGAIVEGMGKLFASLGGEIHLNTEVAEILADDGRVQGIRLKDGTEHRADDIVSNADVAWTYKNLIPENKRKKYTNAKVDGMKYSMSLFVIYFGTKKQYRDTGLAHHNIILGPRYKGLLDDIFHKKVVAEDFSLYLHMPSLTDPSMAPEGGECFYVLSPVPHLGSGTDWTTFAKVYRDRVMKFLEDNYLPGLQENLIAEHHIDPIHFRDELNSHLGAAFSIEPVLTQSAWFRPHNRSEDFENLYFVGAGTHPGAGLPGVLSSAKIAEDLICD; from the coding sequence ATGCCTAAAAACATCATCGTGATCGGGAGTGGCTTTGGAGGACTTGCCACTGCCATTCGTCTGCAGGCCAGAGGCCACCGGGTCAAGCTTTTCGAAAAAAGAGACAAACTCGGCGGACGAGCGTACGTCTACGAGCAGAACGGTTTCACTTTTGATGGCGGCCCCACCATCATCACGGCACCTTTCATGTTTGATGAGATCTGGCAGGCAGCAGGCAAAAAACGCGAAGACGATGTGACTTTCGTGAAATGCGACCCGTTCTACCGCATTTTTGACCACAACAAACGGGTCTTCAATTACAACGACGACGAGATGTACATTCTGGAGCAGATCCACAACATCAGCCCTGAAGACAAACGGGGTTACATGAACTTCATCCACTCCACGAAGTCCATCTTTGACAAAGGGTTCACCGAACTGGCAGACAAGCCTTTCCTGAACTTCACCGACATGCTGAAAGTGGCCCCAGACCTGATCCGTCTGCAAAGCTACCTGAACGTGTACCCTTACGTCAGCAAGTTCATCAAAGATCCCTTCCTGCGCCAGTGCTTCAGTTTCCACCCCCTGCTGATTGGGGGCAACCCTTACGACTCCAGCAGCATTTACGCCATGATCCATTACCTTGAGCGCAAATGGGGGGTCTGGTACGCCATGGGTGGCACCGGAGCCATTGTGGAAGGGATGGGCAAACTGTTTGCTTCTCTGGGTGGAGAAATCCACCTCAACACCGAAGTGGCCGAAATTCTGGCAGATGATGGTCGCGTGCAGGGCATCCGCCTGAAAGACGGCACCGAGCACCGCGCCGATGACATCGTCTCCAATGCAGATGTGGCCTGGACCTACAAGAACCTGATCCCAGAGAACAAGCGCAAGAAGTACACCAACGCCAAAGTGGACGGCATGAAGTACAGCATGAGCCTGTTCGTGATTTACTTCGGCACCAAAAAGCAATACCGTGACACGGGCCTTGCGCACCACAACATCATTCTCGGGCCAAGGTACAAAGGCCTCTTGGATGACATCTTCCACAAGAAAGTGGTCGCAGAAGACTTTTCCCTGTACCTCCACATGCCAAGCCTGACCGACCCCAGCATGGCTCCAGAGGGCGGAGAGTGTTTCTACGTGTTGTCTCCGGTGCCTCACCTTGGAAGCGGCACAGACTGGACCACCTTTGCCAAAGTCTACCGGGACCGCGTTATGAAGTTCCTTGAGGACAACTACCTGCCCGGTCTGCAGGAAAACCTGATTGCTGAGCACCACATCGATCCCATTCACTTCAGAGACGAACTGAACAGCCACCTCGGGGCGGCCTTCAGCATCGAGCCTGTCCTCACCCAGAGCGCCTGGTTCCGTCCGCACAACCGTTCTGAGGACTTTGAGAACCTGTACTTTGTGGGAGCAGGAACCCACCCCGGCGCAGGTTTGCCCGGCGTCTTGAGCAGTGCCAAGATTGCCGAAGACTTGATCTGTGACTGA
- a CDS encoding phytoene/squalene synthase family protein: MIRNHNPEIIAPPAQAIQVCRELTKHHSKTFYLGSKFFPLQQRQAVWAVYAVCRTGDDIADESRPEDAPRALEQWWERTQNALQGHPADDDVNRGLAWAADHYPLPQEAFYELYLGLKMDLDEMVYQTQADLELYCRRVAGIVGLMISPICGYTGGDETLQKALKLGMAMQLTNILRDVGEDLYNRNRVYIPADLLREFGVTREMMQQGKVTPEYRRLMQHLIGMARRWYREGRDGIPCLKGSGRLAVAVAAKAYEGILDALERNGYDNFHQRAQVSGLRKLAMIPQSWWGLQQQQFSN, encoded by the coding sequence ATGATCAGAAATCACAATCCTGAAATTATCGCCCCACCAGCACAAGCCATTCAGGTGTGCCGCGAACTCACCAAGCATCACTCCAAGACTTTTTATCTGGGCAGCAAGTTCTTTCCATTGCAGCAGCGTCAGGCCGTGTGGGCTGTGTATGCTGTCTGCCGAACAGGGGACGACATCGCAGATGAGTCACGCCCCGAGGATGCCCCCAGAGCTCTGGAGCAATGGTGGGAACGGACCCAGAATGCCTTGCAGGGCCACCCTGCCGATGACGATGTCAACCGTGGGTTGGCTTGGGCTGCAGACCATTACCCTTTGCCCCAGGAGGCTTTCTACGAGCTGTACCTTGGCCTGAAGATGGACCTTGATGAGATGGTTTACCAGACCCAGGCGGATCTGGAACTGTACTGCCGTCGGGTGGCAGGGATCGTGGGCCTGATGATTTCTCCGATCTGTGGTTACACCGGAGGCGATGAAACCCTGCAAAAAGCCCTGAAGCTCGGGATGGCCATGCAACTCACCAACATCCTCCGGGATGTCGGTGAAGACCTGTACAACCGCAACCGCGTGTACATCCCTGCCGACCTGCTCCGTGAATTTGGGGTCACCCGCGAAATGATGCAGCAAGGCAAAGTCACCCCAGAGTACCGTCGCCTGATGCAGCACCTGATCGGCATGGCCCGACGCTGGTACCGTGAAGGCCGGGACGGGATACCTTGCCTGAAAGGTTCAGGTAGACTGGCAGTGGCCGTGGCTGCAAAAGCTTACGAAGGCATTCTGGACGCTCTGGAACGGAACGGTTACGACAACTTCCACCAGAGGGCACAGGTGAGTGGCTTGCGCAAACTGGCCATGATTCCCCAGAGCTGGTGGGGATTGCAGCAGCAACAGTTCAGCAACTGA
- a CDS encoding class I SAM-dependent methyltransferase — protein sequence MSSSLTLAQSSNKLLLTALGYDLWRRRSISLMTGEDFPLEREFRQFLDWVGPVSGRNWLDVGTSTGNYARVLVQEGATVTALDLSEVFLKHLPRHPRLHRKCGIMEETLFQPVSFDGVVIAGTLNETSSWQDMLTQSARALRENGLLYLMYLMPAQTFAGKGLQSFLGAGGIKFLAADTVRKYLQLQDFALVQENHRGIVGFELYIKKSGM from the coding sequence ATGTCTTCTTCATTGACCCTTGCCCAGAGCAGCAACAAACTTCTGCTGACCGCTCTGGGCTACGACCTCTGGCGCAGACGCTCCATTTCTTTGATGACGGGTGAGGATTTTCCTCTGGAGCGCGAATTCAGGCAATTTCTGGACTGGGTTGGCCCGGTGTCCGGTCGAAACTGGCTGGATGTGGGCACCAGTACGGGCAATTATGCCCGCGTGTTGGTGCAGGAAGGGGCCACCGTCACGGCTCTGGACCTTTCGGAGGTGTTTCTGAAACACTTGCCCCGCCATCCCCGTTTGCACCGCAAATGTGGCATCATGGAGGAGACGCTGTTTCAACCTGTTTCATTTGATGGTGTGGTGATTGCTGGAACCCTCAACGAGACGTCTTCGTGGCAAGACATGCTTACCCAATCTGCCCGGGCGCTTCGCGAGAACGGTTTGCTTTACTTGATGTATCTGATGCCTGCACAGACCTTTGCAGGCAAGGGACTTCAGTCCTTTTTGGGCGCCGGTGGCATCAAGTTCTTGGCCGCAGACACTGTCAGAAAGTATCTGCAATTACAGGATTTTGCTCTGGTTCAGGAAAATCACCGTGGTATTGTGGGTTTTGAATTGTACATCAAAAAGTCTGGAATGTAG
- a CDS encoding phage holin family protein produces MNERKPIGNAFMDVINAFIRVVKAEIAEVFQNIGAQIKQKGLGVLIMLAALFPLLAAVIFLLMALYQLLSLWLPSWGASLVMFLLSLLLTGGMVMFALKKIGGTDNDDPV; encoded by the coding sequence ATGAACGAGAGGAAACCCATTGGGAACGCTTTTATGGATGTGATCAACGCCTTCATCCGCGTGGTGAAAGCCGAGATCGCTGAAGTGTTCCAGAATATTGGCGCACAAATCAAACAGAAGGGTCTGGGCGTGCTGATCATGCTGGCTGCCCTGTTCCCATTGCTGGCAGCAGTGATTTTCCTGCTGATGGCCCTTTACCAACTGCTGTCCCTGTGGCTCCCTTCATGGGGGGCGTCTCTGGTCATGTTCTTGCTGTCTTTGCTTTTGACCGGAGGCATGGTGATGTTCGCATTGAAAAAAATTGGAGGCACCGACAACGATGACCCAGTCTGA
- a CDS encoding DUF883 C-terminal domain-containing protein — protein MTQSDEAKRHLEESLNTLQESTSLHVKLQQDPLKKIGVAVGAGLLLGVLIGRSTKKTKIVKVAGGKNVEQAKEAAASKGALSGVILTAVGGLVLKVLQEKVLAPKLEELADQLLERTKKPTNDQSQKKH, from the coding sequence ATGACCCAGTCTGATGAAGCCAAACGCCACCTCGAAGAAAGCCTCAACACCCTGCAAGAAAGCACCAGCCTGCACGTCAAATTGCAACAGGATCCCCTCAAAAAAATTGGGGTGGCTGTGGGCGCAGGTTTGTTGCTGGGTGTCCTGATTGGACGCAGCACCAAAAAAACCAAAATCGTCAAGGTGGCTGGCGGAAAAAATGTTGAGCAGGCCAAGGAAGCCGCTGCCAGCAAAGGTGCCCTCAGTGGCGTGATCCTGACCGCAGTGGGCGGCTTGGTCCTCAAAGTGTTGCAGGAAAAGGTGCTGGCCCCTAAACTGGAAGAACTTGCCGACCAGTTGCTGGAACGCACCAAAAAACCCACCAATGACCAGTCCCAGAAGAAACACTAA
- a CDS encoding Fur family transcriptional regulator, with translation MTSPRRNTKQRDTILHVIEAARGPLSVQEILDQAQQSLPKLGIATVYRTLRMLQDDHQIKTVILPSGENRFEKANLGHHHHFQCLKCGEVVDLDMCPLNIPTGTLLPGGYSVEAHELTLYGTCPKCQDSPAFR, from the coding sequence ATGACCAGTCCCAGAAGAAACACTAAACAAAGAGACACCATCCTGCACGTCATTGAGGCCGCCAGAGGCCCCTTAAGCGTGCAGGAAATTCTCGATCAGGCCCAACAAAGCCTGCCCAAACTTGGCATTGCCACGGTGTACCGCACCCTGAGAATGCTCCAAGACGACCACCAGATCAAAACCGTGATCCTCCCGAGCGGAGAAAACCGTTTTGAGAAGGCCAACCTCGGGCACCACCACCATTTTCAGTGCCTGAAATGCGGAGAAGTGGTGGATCTGGACATGTGCCCCCTCAACATTCCCACAGGAACTCTGCTTCCCGGCGGTTATTCCGTAGAGGCGCATGAACTGACCCTGTACGGCACCTGCCCGAAGTGCCAAGATTCCCCTGCCTTTCGCTGA
- the aceF gene encoding dihydrolipoyllysine-residue acetyltransferase, translating to MATEVKLPEVGDNIASAAVVNVLVKVGDTVKANQPIIEIETDKAVVEVPSDSDGTVKEIKVKTGDNVPVGGVILVLEGEGASGVVAPATQTDQTASTSPVAEPEGTLVPQPAASGGASTEVKLPEVGDNIASATVVNVLVKAGDTISKDQPIVEIETDKAVVEVPSEAAGTVKEVRVKAGDSVPVGGVLLVLEGGASAPAAPQAAPKAEAPKAQPQPANQGSPAQAPGNQIAQNEGPKAAPALVAMDGRQVAHAAPSVRRLARELNVDINTVAGTGIAGRISEEDVRRTAGTPTVTAPAAAAQVAAVAAPAVQAQPLPDFSKWGNIRKEDFNGVRKATVRSMANAWASVPMVTHFDKADITVMEQVRKSFGARVEKAGGKLTMTAILMKVVANALRKFPKFAAAIDVANGQVIYRDYINLGIAVDTPSGLLVPVIKDVDRKSITEISIELGEIAGKARDRKLKPDEMAGGVFNISNLGGIGGYGFTPIVNPPDVAILGVSRSSFEPVWNKDKGEFEPRFLMPLSLSYDHRLIDGADAARFVRYICESLEDPFLISL from the coding sequence GTGGCTACTGAAGTGAAACTCCCCGAGGTGGGCGACAACATTGCGTCTGCTGCCGTGGTCAACGTGCTGGTGAAAGTGGGCGACACCGTCAAAGCCAACCAGCCGATCATTGAAATTGAAACCGACAAAGCTGTTGTAGAGGTCCCCTCTGACAGCGACGGTACCGTCAAAGAAATCAAAGTCAAAACCGGCGACAACGTGCCAGTTGGAGGCGTGATTCTGGTGCTGGAAGGGGAGGGGGCCTCCGGTGTGGTTGCTCCTGCCACCCAGACCGACCAGACCGCCTCCACTTCTCCTGTGGCAGAGCCTGAAGGCACTCTGGTTCCCCAACCTGCTGCCTCTGGTGGTGCCTCCACCGAAGTGAAGCTTCCCGAAGTCGGTGACAACATCGCTTCTGCCACCGTGGTCAATGTGCTGGTGAAAGCCGGAGACACCATCTCCAAAGACCAGCCCATCGTGGAAATCGAAACCGACAAAGCCGTCGTTGAAGTGCCTTCAGAAGCTGCTGGAACCGTCAAAGAAGTGCGTGTCAAAGCAGGCGACAGTGTGCCTGTGGGTGGCGTGCTCTTGGTGCTGGAAGGTGGCGCAAGCGCTCCTGCTGCTCCTCAGGCTGCACCCAAAGCTGAAGCCCCCAAGGCCCAGCCTCAGCCTGCCAATCAGGGTTCTCCTGCACAGGCTCCCGGCAACCAGATTGCCCAGAATGAAGGTCCCAAAGCTGCACCTGCTCTGGTGGCCATGGATGGTCGTCAGGTCGCCCACGCTGCCCCCAGCGTGCGCCGTCTGGCCCGCGAACTGAACGTGGACATCAACACCGTGGCTGGCACTGGCATTGCCGGACGCATCTCTGAAGAAGACGTGCGCCGCACTGCCGGAACCCCCACCGTCACCGCTCCTGCTGCCGCTGCACAGGTGGCTGCTGTGGCTGCTCCAGCTGTACAGGCCCAGCCCCTCCCCGACTTCAGCAAGTGGGGCAACATCCGCAAGGAAGACTTCAATGGGGTGCGCAAAGCCACCGTTCGCAGCATGGCCAACGCATGGGCATCTGTGCCCATGGTGACCCACTTCGACAAAGCCGACATCACCGTGATGGAACAGGTCCGCAAGTCCTTCGGGGCCAGAGTGGAAAAAGCCGGTGGCAAGCTGACCATGACCGCCATCCTGATGAAAGTGGTCGCCAACGCCCTGCGCAAATTCCCCAAATTTGCTGCTGCCATCGACGTGGCCAACGGACAGGTCATCTACCGCGATTACATCAACCTCGGAATCGCTGTGGACACCCCCTCGGGCCTGCTGGTGCCGGTCATCAAAGACGTGGACCGCAAGTCCATCACCGAAATCAGCATCGAGTTGGGTGAAATTGCAGGCAAAGCCCGCGACCGCAAACTCAAACCCGATGAAATGGCTGGAGGCGTCTTCAACATCTCCAACCTGGGTGGTATTGGTGGTTATGGTTTTACCCCCATCGTCAACCCACCAGATGTGGCGATCCTCGGGGTCAGCCGTTCCAGCTTTGAACCCGTCTGGAACAAAGACAAAGGCGAATTCGAGCCTCGCTTCCTGATGCCCCTCAGCCTCAGCTACGACCACCGTCTGATTGACGGGGCCGATGCTGCCCGCTTTGTGCGTTACATCTGCGAGTCTCTGGAAGATCCCTTCCTGATCAGCCTGTAA
- the aceE gene encoding pyruvate dehydrogenase (acetyl-transferring), homodimeric type: protein MADVNNARAALNPDQLAKLNSVELQEWLDSLAYVLGSAGNERVQEILEELKQYAYFHGVKIHHKQNTPYINTIPAHREPEFPGDAEMERRIMNINRWNSVAMVIRANKKSDGIGGHLSTYASAAELLEVGYNHFFRGHGAGVDRDLIFFQGHSSPGMYARSFLEGRFNEKQLDLFRRELQDEPGLSSYPHPWLMPEYWEFPTVSMGLGPLQAIYQARFMKYLENRSLKEKGKGKVWAFLGDGEMDEPQSIGAIRFAAYENLDNLVFVLNANLQRLDGPVRANSKVIQEFEALFRGAGWNVIKVIWDSNWDKLLQKDKTGALVRRFEQLVDGESQRYAAFGGKELRERFFNTPELQALIEGMTDADLDRLNRGGHDFKKVYTAYKAATEHKGSPSIIIARTIKGYGLGDSAQARNVAHQVKKLDKKSLLGLRDFLGLPLTDEQVENLEYYNPGPDSPEVKYALERRKALGGLIPRREVKAAPLNTPSFDFFNEFYAGSGGREVSTTMAFVQVLSKLIRDKEVGQLVIPIIPDEARTFGMDALVPRIGIYSPRGQMYTPVDAGTLMAYKESETGHMLEEGITEDGAMASFIAAGTSYANFGVPTIPFYVYYSMFGMQRIGDLVWAAGDLRCKGFMIGATAGRTTLNGEGLQHEDGNSLLQAYVVPNLKVYDPAFAFEIAVIIEDGLKRMYHDMEDIFYYITVENENYVQAPLPEYLPRETVFEHIIKGMYLFKKSGLEEAKLQAQILASGPAILAAQEAQEMLKGYGVDASIWSVTSYKELHQDALAVQRHNMLHPTQEPQKSFVQQQLESAPGVIVSVSDYVKLTADGLNGHLDRKVWTLGTDGFGRSESREALRDFFEVDAKHIVVQTLYALCTEGKVKPEVVEKAIKDFGINPDRANPVTR from the coding sequence ATGGCAGATGTTAACAATGCGCGAGCTGCCCTCAATCCTGACCAGCTTGCGAAACTCAACTCCGTGGAATTGCAGGAATGGCTCGACTCTCTGGCTTATGTGCTGGGCAGTGCGGGCAACGAACGCGTTCAGGAGATTCTGGAAGAACTCAAACAATACGCTTACTTCCACGGGGTGAAGATCCACCACAAGCAAAACACCCCTTACATCAACACCATCCCTGCCCACCGTGAACCCGAGTTCCCTGGTGACGCCGAGATGGAACGCCGGATCATGAACATCAACCGCTGGAACAGCGTGGCCATGGTGATCCGTGCCAACAAAAAGAGCGATGGCATTGGGGGACACCTGTCCACCTATGCTTCTGCCGCAGAACTGCTCGAAGTGGGCTACAACCACTTCTTCCGTGGACATGGCGCAGGTGTGGACCGTGACCTGATTTTCTTTCAGGGCCACTCCAGCCCCGGCATGTATGCCCGCAGCTTTCTGGAAGGCCGCTTCAATGAGAAGCAGCTCGACCTGTTCCGCCGTGAACTGCAAGACGAGCCCGGCCTCTCCAGTTACCCCCACCCCTGGTTGATGCCCGAGTACTGGGAATTCCCCACCGTCAGCATGGGTCTGGGTCCCTTGCAGGCCATCTATCAGGCCCGCTTCATGAAATACCTTGAGAACCGCAGCCTGAAGGAAAAAGGCAAAGGCAAAGTCTGGGCTTTCCTTGGCGACGGTGAAATGGACGAACCCCAATCCATCGGGGCCATTCGTTTTGCTGCCTATGAGAACCTCGACAACCTGGTGTTTGTGTTGAACGCCAACCTCCAGCGTCTGGACGGTCCAGTGCGTGCCAACTCCAAAGTGATTCAGGAGTTCGAAGCCCTGTTCCGTGGAGCAGGCTGGAACGTCATCAAGGTGATCTGGGACAGCAACTGGGACAAACTCCTCCAGAAAGACAAAACCGGTGCTCTGGTGCGCCGTTTCGAGCAACTGGTGGACGGCGAATCCCAGCGTTACGCTGCCTTTGGTGGCAAGGAGTTGCGTGAACGCTTCTTCAACACCCCTGAGCTGCAAGCCCTGATCGAAGGCATGACCGATGCCGACCTTGACCGCCTGAACCGCGGTGGTCACGACTTCAAAAAAGTCTACACCGCTTACAAGGCCGCCACCGAGCACAAAGGCAGCCCCAGCATCATCATTGCCCGCACCATCAAAGGGTACGGTCTGGGAGACAGTGCACAGGCCAGAAACGTGGCCCACCAGGTCAAGAAGCTCGACAAAAAGAGCCTGCTCGGTCTGCGTGACTTCCTCGGCCTTCCCCTGACCGACGAGCAGGTGGAAAACCTTGAGTACTACAACCCCGGCCCCGATTCCCCCGAGGTCAAGTACGCTCTGGAGCGCCGCAAAGCTCTGGGTGGCCTGATTCCTCGCCGTGAAGTGAAAGCTGCACCCCTCAACACCCCCAGCTTTGACTTCTTCAACGAGTTCTATGCAGGTTCAGGTGGCCGTGAAGTGTCCACCACCATGGCTTTTGTGCAGGTTCTCAGCAAACTGATCCGCGACAAAGAAGTGGGTCAACTGGTCATCCCCATCATCCCTGACGAAGCCCGCACCTTCGGCATGGACGCTCTGGTGCCCAGAATCGGCATTTACAGCCCCAGAGGCCAGATGTACACCCCCGTGGACGCTGGCACCCTGATGGCCTACAAAGAGTCCGAAACCGGCCACATGCTGGAAGAAGGCATCACCGAAGACGGAGCCATGGCCAGCTTCATTGCGGCAGGCACCTCTTACGCCAACTTTGGTGTGCCCACCATTCCGTTCTATGTGTACTACTCCATGTTCGGCATGCAACGCATCGGGGATCTGGTGTGGGCTGCCGGAGACCTGCGCTGCAAAGGCTTCATGATCGGGGCCACCGCGGGCCGCACCACCCTGAACGGGGAAGGCCTGCAACACGAAGACGGCAACAGCCTCCTGCAAGCCTACGTGGTGCCCAACCTGAAGGTCTACGATCCTGCTTTCGCTTTCGAGATTGCAGTGATCATCGAAGATGGCCTCAAGCGCATGTACCACGACATGGAAGACATCTTCTACTACATCACTGTAGAGAACGAGAACTACGTGCAAGCCCCCCTGCCCGAGTACCTCCCCAGAGAAACCGTGTTCGAGCACATCATCAAAGGGATGTACCTGTTCAAGAAGAGCGGTCTGGAAGAAGCCAAACTGCAAGCGCAGATTCTGGCCTCTGGTCCTGCCATTCTGGCCGCTCAGGAAGCCCAAGAGATGCTCAAGGGTTACGGTGTGGACGCTTCCATCTGGTCTGTCACCAGCTACAAAGAACTCCACCAGGACGCTCTGGCTGTGCAGCGCCACAATATGCTGCACCCCACCCAGGAGCCCCAGAAGTCCTTTGTTCAGCAGCAACTGGAGAGCGCTCCCGGCGTGATCGTCAGTGTCTCTGACTACGTGAAGCTCACCGCCGATGGTCTGAACGGACACCTCGACCGCAAAGTCTGGACCCTCGGGACCGATGGTTTCGGACGCAGCGAGAGCCGTGAAGCCCTGCGCGACTTCTTCGAAGTGGATGCCAAGCACATTGTGGTGCAAACCCTCTATGCCCTGTGCACCGAAGGCAAAGTCAAACCCGAGGTGGTCGAAAAAGCCATCAAGGACTTTGGCATCAACCCTGACCGTGCCAACCCTGTGACCCGATAA
- a CDS encoding secondary thiamine-phosphate synthase enzyme YjbQ yields MWFQRNLTLPAKPRGFHLITPDVVQALPEIRQIQMGMLNVFIQHTSASLTLNENASPDVRRDFERYFNHVVPDSTPYFEHDYEGPDDMPAHIKSSQLGVSLSIPIQQGKLALGTWQGIYLGEHRDRGGSRRLVITAFGQ; encoded by the coding sequence TTGTGGTTTCAGCGCAACCTCACCCTGCCCGCCAAGCCCAGAGGCTTTCACCTGATCACCCCTGATGTGGTTCAGGCCCTCCCAGAGATCCGTCAAATTCAAATGGGCATGCTGAATGTGTTCATCCAGCACACCTCTGCCAGCCTGACCCTCAATGAGAATGCATCTCCAGATGTGCGCCGCGATTTTGAACGTTACTTCAACCATGTTGTCCCAGACAGCACCCCTTATTTTGAGCATGATTATGAAGGCCCAGACGACATGCCTGCCCACATCAAAAGCAGCCAGCTCGGGGTCAGCCTTTCCATTCCGATCCAGCAAGGAAAGCTGGCCCTTGGAACGTGGCAGGGCATTTACCTTGGAGAGCATCGGGACCGTGGAGGGTCCAGAAGACTGGTGATCACTGCATTTGGTCAGTGA